A single window of Rhodamnia argentea isolate NSW1041297 chromosome 5, ASM2092103v1, whole genome shotgun sequence DNA harbors:
- the LOC115745806 gene encoding probable protein phosphatase 2C 10, with protein sequence MLNYMDNLCCFKSVYSQLVGGRSSCNSGKGRSHQSPFKYGFSLIKGKANHPMEDYHVAKFHRTHGHELGLFAIFDGHLGDSVPAYLQKHLFQNILNEENFWTDPDRSIARAYEKTDQAILSHNPDLGRGGSTAVTAILVNGSKLWVANVGDSRAVLSRKGQAVQMSIDHEPNTERGSIENRGGFVSNMPGDVARVNGQLAVSRAFGDKNLKSHLRSDPDVQSTDVDQDTDFLILASDGLWKVMSNQEAVDIARRMKDPLRAAKSLVAEAVNRDSKDDISCIVVRLKA encoded by the exons ATGCTGAATTATATGGACAATTTATGCTGCTTCAAGTCTGTGTATTCTCAG CTTGTAGGAGGGCGTTCCTCATGTAACTCGGGTAAGGGAAGGAGCCATCAGAGCCCCTTCAAGTATGGCTTTAGTTTAATAAAAGGGAAAGCGAATCATCCCATGGAAGACTACCATGTCGCGAAATTTCATCGGACCCATGGACATGAACTTGGTCTTTTTGCTATCTTTGATGGGCATCTAGGAGATAGCGTACCTGCGTATCTGCAGAAGCATCTTTTCCAAAATATCCTGAATGAG GAGAACTTTTGGACTGATCCGGACCGATCTATTGCTAGAGCCTATGAGAAAACAGATCAAGCAATCTTGTCACACAATCCTGACCTAGGACGTGGTGGGTCCACAGCTGTCACTGCAATCCTTGTAAATGGGAGCAAGCTATGGGTTGCAAATGTTGGAGATTCCCGGGCTGTACTTTCGAGGAAAGGACAGGCAGTACAAATGTCTATAGACCATGAGCCTAACACCGAGCGAGGCAGCATTGAAAACAGAGGTGGATTCGTCTCGAACATGCCAG GAGATGTTGCAAGAGTGAATGGCCAGTTGGCAGTGTCTCGTGCTTTTGGAGACAAGAACCTCAAATCGCACTTGCGGTCTGATCCCGATGTACAAAGCACTGATGTCGACCAAGACACTGATTTTCTCATCCTTGCGAGTGACGGTCTATGGAAG GTCATGTCTAATCAGGAGGCGGTCGACATTGCTCGGAGGATGAAGGACCCTTTGAGGGCGGCCAAGAGCCTCGTGGCTGAAGCGGTAAATAGAGATAGTAAGGACGACATATCCTGCATCGTTGTTCGTCTAAAGGCGTAG
- the LOC115745807 gene encoding monoacylglycerol lipase ABHD6-like → MSRKSPSMSKCFSFTASRDWFYRYWFTKSGLRSVSTGLGDGTIMHCWVPKSRKPSKPNLVLVHGFGANAMWQYAEALHHFTPRYNVYVPDLIFFGRSYTSLPDRTESFQARCLMRLMGLQGVERMSMVGISYGGFVAYSMAVQYPQALDRLVLCCTGVCLEEKDLKAGLFPVKSLEEAKRVLMPQTPEKLRELMRVSFVRPATGVPSFFLSDFIKVMCSEFVEEKGELIQEILKDRGQSNLPKIRQPTLLVWGEQDQIFPLELGHRLKRHIGDNAELVVIKNAGHAVNLEKPKEFIKHLKLFLL, encoded by the exons ATGTCAAGGAAATCTCCAAGCATGTCGAAATGCTTCAGCTTCACCGCATCTAGGGATTGGTTCTACCGCTACTGGTTCACGAAATCAGGCCTCCGCTCCGTGTCGACCGGCCTCGGGGACGGGACGATCATGCACTGCTGGGTCCCCAAATCCCGCAAACCATCCAAGCCTAACCTCGTCCTAGTCCACGGGTTTGGCGCGAATGCGATGTGGCAATATGCAGAGGCCCTTCACCACTTCACCCCGAGGTACAACGTGTACGTGCCAGACCTGATCTTCTTTGGCCGGTCTTACACGTCGCTCCCTGATCGGACCGAGTCGTTCCAGGCACGATGCCTGATGAGGTTGATGGGTTTGCAGGGCGTTGAGAGGATGAGCATGGTTGGGATAAGCTACGGTGGGTTCGTGGCGTACAGCATGGCCGTGCAATACCCGCAGGCATTGGACCGGTTGGTGTTGTGCTGCACTGGGGTTTGCTTGGAGGAGAAGGACCTGAAGGCGGGATTGTTCCCGGTCAAGAGTTTGGAGGAGGCGAAGCGGGTTTTGATGCCGCAGACACCTGAGAAGCTTAGGGAATTGATGCGAGTCTCCTTTGTCCGGCCCGCCACAGGTGTTCCCTCTTTTTTCCTAAGTGATTTCATCAAG GTCATGTGTTCAGAGTTTGTTGAAGAGAAAGGGGAATTGATCCAAGAGATCCTCAAAGATCGAGGACAGTCGAATCTACCAAAAATCAGACAG CCCACATTGTTGGTATGGGGAGAGCAAGATCAGATATTCCCCCTGGAGCTGGGTCACAGATTAAAAAG GCACATTGGTGACAATGCTGAACTGGTGGTGATCAAGAATGCAGGGCATGCCGTGAACTTGGAGAAGCCCAAGGAGTTCATCAAGCATTTGAAGCTCTTCCTTTTGTAA